DNA sequence from the Fibrobacter sp. UWB11 genome:
TTTAATGAATCAGCCGCCGCATACAAAAAAGGCCGGAACAATGTCCGGCACTTTTATATCCTAAAAAAAGTTATTTGATTTTCTTGGTCTTGGTCGCGTATTTGTCGTTACGGCGGATACCGAACGTGAACGTTTCTTCGCCCTTGCCCACGACATCCTTATCCGAGAATATCTTGAACTTGAACTTGGCAATATAGACACCTGTTCCGACCATACGGCCCTTATCGCTCATGGCATCCCACTTGAAGAACATGTTGCCTGCATTCTGGATACAGTCTGTTCCAAAGATGGACTTGTCGTTGCAAGCGAATTCATTCTTCACCCAGTTCACATATTGACCCAGGCTCGAGAAGAATTCAATATCCCATTTCACCTTGACCTTGCTCAAGACTTCATTGTATTCAGGAGTGCCCGGCTTTACGTTACCTGCACCGAACACTTGAGTCGTTGCATAATCGTTAAGTTGGAACTTCACCAACACGCCCGGCAAGCCTTCCTGTTCAATGATTTCCTTAATCGTGAGGTTTTCATCGACACGGATTGGAATCACATCGTTTGTATCACCCGGCCACGGATTTTCTTCCGTAAACATGCCCGGGTTCACCGTTACGACTTTCGGACGTTCCGTTTCGAGCGGCTGTTCACCTTCGATACGGCGCCACGGATTATTTTCGTGCGGTGTATTGCCATTCAAATCCGGCAAGAGTCCCGGGATAAGGCGAATCTTGAAGCCCACTTCCGGTACAATCAAGTCCATTGTCTTTTGGAACATCAAATCATAGAAGTCGCTTACACCCACCGGAGATGCAGATACAACCTTGTACTTCGACGGATCGACAAAATTATCGTTCTTGTCTCTTAATTCAATAAAGTGCGGAGTACCAATGGATGAATTATCGCAACCTTCCGAAAGCTGGATTGTCACCTTGACCATCTTATCCGACACAATCTTGAGCATCGGCTTTTCAAGCATGATAGCACCGATCTTGTCCTGAATCTTTGTAAACAGCGTTTCCGATTCCTGAGTCGATCCAGATGCTTCGTCCATATAGATGTAATGGTAACGGAAATTGCCATCGACGATCGTCTTGGATTCACCCGTATAGACAGAGTCAATCAATTTCTCGGCGGTAATGACAACCGTAGAGTCATTCTTGACCATTTTCGCAATATCTTCAAAGGAATTGTATTCATGCCAATCCTTGCTGCCAAAGTTCCATGCAATTGCATCCAAGTCATGTTCACGAAGAGCATCGAACTCGAACGGAACAAAGATACTATCTGCGATGCCATCGCCATTGCGGTCATAAATGCTTCCCGTCTTTGCAAGAGGCACTTCAGGATCCTTAAAGTTGATATTATCCCACTTAAGTGCATTCTCGACACCGCTAATACCAACAACACTGAACGATGCCCCGCTGACGGCTCCTTCGCCAACAACATAGAAACGTGCAACACCCGTTTCATCAGTTTCAATAGTATTAATCTGCTGGTCCATTTCGTTGTAGAAAGCCACACGAGCATCGGTCGGCTTCAAATCCAGCATAACCAAGCAGTCCGTGCAAATGTTGCCCATATACGTCACCATAATTTCAAGGTATTTCATTTCCGGATAAGGTACATGAGTCATCAATGTATCGTTCTTGCCCGTTATAACCGTTTCGCCTCGCAGCGTCTTGTTGGTCGGATCAAACACTTTCAAGGTACCATCTGCAGACGGATTGAACACATCGACAAATGCGATTTGCGGCTTCGGATATTCCGGAATGACGAATTCATAGGAATCATTCAAGCTCATATCCGTTTCGAGATAGAAGAACAAGACATAGTTACCCGGAGCGAGCGAACGCTGCTTTACAATTTCGTCAATATTGATGTTAAAGCTGGATCTGTCTTCGTTAATCAAGATACCGCCAAAATTGAGGCCAACAGCAAGTTCTGCAGCTTCGGACAAATTACCGCCATCAAGATAGAATACAGATGGTGCTTCCGTAATTTCAGCTTCAATTTTAGCATTCGGGTCGCAGCTAATTGCCTTGGCATCCATTTTCAGCTTGAGAATACCCGTAATATCATTTTTCTTAGTATCATCAACCGTAGTCAAGTAAGTGTTCTGCTTCTGCAAGTTGATGGACGTGCGCATCTTAAAGTTAGAACCCGTCGCCTGTCGTTCGGCATAGAAAATATGGAACGGATATTCACGGCCTTCCTTCAAATTAAGCGTATCGAGGTCAACAGCGCCTTCCACCTTATCGTGGATACCACCGATATCCACGACGAGCCTGTTGTTGATAAACACCCAGACGTCATCGTCGCCACGGAATTCAAAGTACTGGCCCTTCACATATTTGAAACTTGCAGAAACGGACATCGCAAAGCCATAATTGTGGAAGCAAGTATCTCCCGGTTGAGGAGTTTGATGTCCAGTAAATGGATTTATGACAATCCAGTCAAATTTTGGGTTCTTTACAGTCTTTGCCGAATCAAGATATTCAAAGTCATCCAAGAAGAAGAATCCCGGGCTTTCAGGATCATTGCAATTACCGGATTCATTCGTGTAATCAGCATACCAGAAGCCTTCATCATCAAGTTCTAGAGGAATATCCTTACACACAGCATTCGTATATTCTTTACCACCAACTATAGCAACAACTTCTGGCTTAAACCATTTATCAATTTCATGACCAGCAGCGCACTTATTCCACGGAAACTTCGTCGAATCCACACGAGCCGGGTAGCCATCTACAAGTGTTTGCTGGACCATTCCCGTAATTTTTTCACCCGTATTGCAAGTACTATCGTTTCCCACCTTCGTGTACTTGTTACCCATCCATGCTCTACCAAAGTCGATATCAATGCTGTCATGGAAACTTTCACTAGCCCAGTCAATAAGCCTTGCAGAAATTTTCATACGAGGACATTCACCAAGACGACCCACCGGGTATATCGAAGATGCGTTCGGACGGCTATAGCTCTTATTTTTATCAGACGGATAGACCCAAGCCGTATCATGCTTGCTCATCAACGAATCAAGATTTACAAGGACTTCAACATCATTACCCTCACGGATAACACCTGTCATATCATACTTTTCAAGTCCAAAACTCTGCTTGAAGTAAACCTTCCAATCTGCAGCATGCTTATAGTAAACACCTTCGAACCAACCGCATGTATCATTCGAGAACGTAGACATTTTCACGATATCATTATTTGCATCAACAACAAATGAAGTCGGCGTATTCTTCCAGGGGCTCAACAAACGCACAATCTTACGTTCAAGCGGAGCATAGGAAATATCCACATCTTCCATCTTAGAACTGGTAAAGAACCAAGCTTCATAAACGCCAGACGGGAAAAAGTCGGTCACTACAGGACGTTTGTTATCACTGAAATAATGAATCTTTATATTCTCTTTAAAGCTACGGGTAATCTGAACCTTAGCATCCGCAGAATGCCATGCTGCAGACGTAGCGACATCTTCCGGGAACGTCATGGAAAGCCAGTATTTATAGTCTTTGTCAAAAGCAAGACCATCCAAAGCAGGACCAGCGACCTTTCCATCGGTACCAGCAACAGAATCTTGCCAAACGCCATCGATAGTCAAGTAAACGGTACTATCGCGATAGACGCTATTATTACGCCAAGGATTATAGACATGCAAAACACGATTCTTATCGAAACACTCACCGGCCGTACCGGCCTTATTGCTAACGGAAGGCGTTGCCAAAGTACCGTCAACGTAGACAGTATCTTTCTTTAGCGCATTTTCCAAATCGATAATCTGCTTTTTGTCTTCGGGAACAGACATCCACGGAGCATTGTAGCGATTAAAGTGCGCCGTATGCAGCACATATTTTTTCAACACTTCAGCAGAAATGGGAGCGTAGAACCATCCACATTTATCAGTATCTTCCGAAGGATGCATCAAGAGAGTATCTTGCTCAAAGATCATCTGCGGGAGAGCTTTATTGCCCCACGGACTTTTGAACCAAACAATCTTTGATTCCAGAGCAGCAAAAGACTTCGAAACCTTTCCCGTAGTTTCATCTACATAAATCCAGGCTTCATTACTCCCCTCAAAAAAATCACGGACATTAAAAGTAACGCCATCGCCAACATCGAGACAATCAGCATTATTACATTTCACAATGCTAAAAGTATCAGATGCCTTAAAATCAGAAAGCGATCCTTTCAAAGTAAAGGAATACCGCGCATCGGTTACCTGCTGCATCATGGTAGAAGATGTAAGAGATACATCAGGTTTTCCTGAATTAAGAAGAAGATGTGGAGTATATGCTACGTCTGCATTTTTAAAATTCGACTGTATGTAAACAGTCAAATCAGCAAAAGCAGAGGACGCGAAGGCGCCGAAAACACAAAAAGCTAAATACAGGTGTCTCATAAAAACACTCACTTTCTCTCGGTT
Encoded proteins:
- a CDS encoding fibro-slime domain-containing protein, whose amino-acid sequence is MMQQVTDARYSFTLKGSLSDFKASDTFSIVKCNNADCLDVGDGVTFNVRDFFEGSNEAWIYVDETTGKVSKSFAALESKIVWFKSPWGNKALPQMIFEQDTLLMHPSEDTDKCGWFYAPISAEVLKKYVLHTAHFNRYNAPWMSVPEDKKQIIDLENALKKDTVYVDGTLATPSVSNKAGTAGECFDKNRVLHVYNPWRNNSVYRDSTVYLTIDGVWQDSVAGTDGKVAGPALDGLAFDKDYKYWLSMTFPEDVATSAAWHSADAKVQITRSFKENIKIHYFSDNKRPVVTDFFPSGVYEAWFFTSSKMEDVDISYAPLERKIVRLLSPWKNTPTSFVVDANNDIVKMSTFSNDTCGWFEGVYYKHAADWKVYFKQSFGLEKYDMTGVIREGNDVEVLVNLDSLMSKHDTAWVYPSDKNKSYSRPNASSIYPVGRLGECPRMKISARLIDWASESFHDSIDIDFGRAWMGNKYTKVGNDSTCNTGEKITGMVQQTLVDGYPARVDSTKFPWNKCAAGHEIDKWFKPEVVAIVGGKEYTNAVCKDIPLELDDEGFWYADYTNESGNCNDPESPGFFFLDDFEYLDSAKTVKNPKFDWIVINPFTGHQTPQPGDTCFHNYGFAMSVSASFKYVKGQYFEFRGDDDVWVFINNRLVVDIGGIHDKVEGAVDLDTLNLKEGREYPFHIFYAERQATGSNFKMRTSINLQKQNTYLTTVDDTKKNDITGILKLKMDAKAISCDPNAKIEAEITEAPSVFYLDGGNLSEAAELAVGLNFGGILINEDRSSFNINIDEIVKQRSLAPGNYVLFFYLETDMSLNDSYEFVIPEYPKPQIAFVDVFNPSADGTLKVFDPTNKTLRGETVITGKNDTLMTHVPYPEMKYLEIMVTYMGNICTDCLVMLDLKPTDARVAFYNEMDQQINTIETDETGVARFYVVGEGAVSGASFSVVGISGVENALKWDNINFKDPEVPLAKTGSIYDRNGDGIADSIFVPFEFDALREHDLDAIAWNFGSKDWHEYNSFEDIAKMVKNDSTVVITAEKLIDSVYTGESKTIVDGNFRYHYIYMDEASGSTQESETLFTKIQDKIGAIMLEKPMLKIVSDKMVKVTIQLSEGCDNSSIGTPHFIELRDKNDNFVDPSKYKVVSASPVGVSDFYDLMFQKTMDLIVPEVGFKIRLIPGLLPDLNGNTPHENNPWRRIEGEQPLETERPKVVTVNPGMFTEENPWPGDTNDVIPIRVDENLTIKEIIEQEGLPGVLVKFQLNDYATTQVFGAGNVKPGTPEYNEVLSKVKVKWDIEFFSSLGQYVNWVKNEFACNDKSIFGTDCIQNAGNMFFKWDAMSDKGRMVGTGVYIAKFKFKIFSDKDVVGKGEETFTFGIRRNDKYATKTKKIK